Proteins encoded in a region of the Mycolicibacterium chitae genome:
- a CDS encoding DUF2510 domain-containing protein, translating to MTDYQGHSTPAPGWHPDPGGQPGQRYHDGRRWTQHFVPTPPPSQPPPAVAVAVSTGGGANHALHAVLTLLSCGLWLPIWILVAIFSAGSGSAVAIGGAGGAVARSTNRRPLMVAAAVFGGLVVLGTAAQHPWLFVVLAILGIAGGYGFWALKSAQQREEQQRQEQFRRDMLAERADYEDQLYQEGDPRGVHGRYLPPEKT from the coding sequence GTGACTGATTACCAGGGGCACTCGACACCGGCGCCGGGTTGGCATCCGGACCCCGGCGGGCAGCCGGGCCAGCGCTACCACGACGGCCGACGGTGGACCCAACACTTCGTGCCGACGCCACCGCCCAGCCAGCCACCGCCGGCCGTTGCCGTCGCGGTGTCCACCGGCGGGGGTGCGAACCACGCGTTGCATGCGGTGCTCACGCTGCTGTCCTGCGGGCTCTGGCTGCCGATCTGGATCCTGGTGGCGATCTTCAGCGCGGGTTCGGGATCGGCGGTGGCGATCGGGGGCGCGGGCGGGGCGGTCGCGCGCAGCACCAACCGTCGACCGCTGATGGTCGCGGCCGCGGTCTTCGGCGGGCTGGTGGTCCTCGGCACCGCGGCGCAGCACCCGTGGCTGTTCGTGGTGCTGGCGATCCTCGGAATCGCGGGCGGCTACGGATTCTGGGCGCTCAAGTCGGCGCAGCAGCGCGAAGAGCAGCAACGCCAGGAACAGTTCCGGCGCGACATGCTCGCCGAGCGCGCCGACTACGAGGACCAGCTGTATCAGGAGGGCGACCCGCGGGGAGTCCACGGCCGGTACCTGCCACCCGAGAAGACCTAA
- a CDS encoding HNH endonuclease domain-containing protein, with the protein MTEAGDPLLLGQRVVAILETGLRTATYKLATLMALIEHCVENLPTDPADALQVPIPALAHRVLEIYWHQVRPFDGHELRQSTQPKARILAATTSLRDAAGVGRGGFSVDTARLRAPEAYQRAIDDVALCLAQQPLHRLQKLPGASTSDAFLYDDSFLHDHVSRSTLRARGDAIVLNPGVAHGLARLAGLLKPALEIMWVDDVRRMNKFLAAEVPDVAGHLFGRERTALTVVRGPFKEAFGPHCFYCQTHLPANNPIDHVLPWSLVGIDGLANLVLACSRCNGDKSGSLPAVAIVDRVLERDQGVLEDVAASLQWPTQHPRVVAAARGIYLGQPAGVPTWSGYRRSERLDVSFPPWWVQP; encoded by the coding sequence GTGACCGAGGCCGGCGACCCGCTGCTGCTGGGTCAGCGCGTGGTCGCGATCCTCGAGACCGGGCTGCGCACCGCCACCTACAAGTTGGCGACGTTGATGGCGCTGATCGAGCACTGCGTGGAGAACCTGCCCACCGACCCCGCTGACGCGCTGCAGGTACCGATTCCCGCGCTGGCGCACCGCGTCCTGGAGATCTACTGGCATCAGGTGCGGCCGTTCGACGGTCATGAGCTACGGCAATCCACCCAGCCGAAGGCACGGATTCTGGCTGCCACCACGTCGCTTCGGGACGCGGCAGGGGTCGGTCGCGGCGGCTTCTCCGTGGACACCGCGCGGCTGCGCGCACCCGAGGCCTACCAGCGCGCCATCGACGACGTCGCGTTGTGCCTGGCACAACAACCGCTGCACCGCCTGCAGAAGTTGCCCGGAGCCTCGACCAGCGACGCCTTCCTCTACGACGATTCGTTCCTGCACGACCATGTCAGCCGCTCGACCCTGCGGGCCCGTGGCGACGCGATTGTCCTCAACCCCGGGGTGGCCCATGGCCTGGCCCGACTGGCCGGGCTGTTGAAGCCGGCGTTGGAGATCATGTGGGTCGACGATGTGCGCCGGATGAACAAGTTCCTCGCCGCAGAAGTCCCCGACGTCGCCGGGCATCTGTTCGGTCGGGAGCGCACCGCGTTGACCGTGGTTCGCGGGCCCTTCAAGGAAGCCTTTGGGCCGCACTGCTTTTACTGCCAAACCCACTTACCCGCCAACAACCCCATCGATCATGTGCTGCCGTGGTCGCTGGTCGGCATCGACGGCCTGGCCAACCTGGTGCTGGCATGCTCCCGATGCAACGGTGACAAGAGCGGCTCACTGCCGGCGGTGGCGATCGTCGACCGGGTGTTGGAACGCGATCAGGGTGTCCTCGAGGACGTCGCGGCATCGTTGCAGTGGCCGACCCAGCACCCGCGGGTCGTCGCGGCGGCCCGCGGCATCTACCTCGGCCAGCCGGCCGGGGTCCCGACCTGGTCGGGGTACCGGCGCAGCGAACGGTTGGACGTCAGCTTTCCGCCGTGGTGGGTGCAGCCGTAA
- a CDS encoding LppP/LprE family lipoprotein, giving the protein MIRAALTTALLGAAAVVPVTALAPAAAADTCGVNLAAPQISKAVATLPPYPGTDWPWSSDPSTIQGNFDPCATLSTALVTVERATGSSPTTALIFHHGQYLGTATSKAYGFTSLNGARTTDDTVVLNYKTPGACNACPPAAVHTVRYQWQGDHVAMLDPAP; this is encoded by the coding sequence ATGATCCGAGCAGCGTTGACGACAGCGCTACTGGGCGCGGCCGCCGTCGTACCGGTCACTGCCCTCGCGCCCGCAGCCGCCGCCGATACCTGCGGCGTCAACCTGGCGGCTCCCCAAATTTCGAAGGCCGTCGCGACATTGCCGCCGTACCCCGGCACCGACTGGCCCTGGTCCAGCGACCCGAGCACGATCCAGGGCAACTTCGATCCGTGCGCCACGTTGTCCACGGCGCTGGTCACCGTGGAGCGCGCCACCGGAAGCTCACCGACCACGGCGCTGATCTTCCACCACGGCCAGTACCTGGGGACGGCGACGTCGAAGGCCTACGGATTCACGTCCCTCAACGGCGCCCGCACCACCGACGACACCGTGGTCCTGAACTACAAGACCCCCGGCGCCTGCAACGCCTGCCCGCCGGCCGCCGTCCACACCGTGCGCTACCAGTGGCAGGGCGACCACGTCGCGATGCTCGACCCGGCGCCGTAG
- a CDS encoding DUF6880 family protein yields the protein MTALADTVLPLIRTRSDVWRWNIANAHGSRMHEAVAILQQAADHGDPAEVFTVTQRAIASALKVIMRADDSSGIIGDACRELLELHPVAAARARPAVTKLVDWMMKFQFDNECDYFTIDPVAYAPALGSGGMVTYRAKLDEQAATLGPRPPEDQRWSSPNSGAWFTLDWNARRLAVLDRDVDAIIRTHARNRRVVAWLQDTAVALLEIGEIDAAIDWAKQATDFDEGHQARRAADYWCELLARHRPDELVAARVAVFRRWPSSSTAGHLYRDAADAWTDYEKEVMDRLATQPRDAVLRAQLSLKDIPLAWNLAHRLGLRDSDVWSGLGKAYEKRDPLAVLPVYTQLVEGELTGANAKYYRSAARRLKKMRKLAAGTGESAEVDAFIADLRDRYRRRPRLQLEFDRADLP from the coding sequence GTGACTGCTCTTGCCGACACGGTGCTGCCCCTCATCAGGACCCGATCGGACGTGTGGCGGTGGAACATCGCCAACGCGCACGGGTCGCGGATGCACGAAGCCGTGGCGATCCTGCAACAGGCCGCGGACCACGGCGACCCCGCCGAAGTGTTCACCGTGACGCAGCGGGCGATCGCCTCCGCGCTGAAGGTGATCATGCGCGCCGACGATTCCAGCGGCATCATCGGCGACGCCTGCCGCGAGCTGCTGGAACTTCACCCGGTCGCCGCTGCCCGCGCGCGCCCGGCAGTCACCAAACTCGTCGACTGGATGATGAAGTTTCAGTTCGACAACGAGTGCGACTACTTCACCATCGATCCGGTGGCGTACGCGCCGGCGCTGGGCTCCGGCGGGATGGTGACCTACCGCGCGAAGCTCGATGAGCAGGCGGCGACGCTCGGCCCGCGGCCCCCCGAAGACCAGCGATGGTCGTCGCCGAATTCCGGTGCGTGGTTCACTCTCGACTGGAATGCCCGGCGTCTCGCCGTTCTCGACCGGGATGTCGACGCCATCATCCGCACCCACGCCAGGAATCGACGTGTAGTCGCGTGGCTGCAGGACACCGCGGTGGCGCTGCTAGAGATCGGGGAAATCGACGCCGCCATCGACTGGGCGAAGCAGGCCACCGATTTCGACGAGGGCCATCAGGCGCGCCGCGCCGCCGACTACTGGTGCGAACTACTGGCCCGGCATCGCCCCGATGAATTGGTCGCGGCGCGGGTCGCGGTCTTCCGCCGCTGGCCGTCGTCGAGCACCGCGGGCCACCTGTATCGCGACGCGGCTGACGCCTGGACCGACTACGAGAAGGAGGTGATGGACCGCCTCGCAACGCAGCCGCGCGACGCGGTGCTGCGCGCGCAGCTGTCTCTCAAGGACATTCCCCTAGCCTGGAATCTGGCACACCGGCTCGGACTTCGCGACAGCGACGTCTGGAGCGGTCTCGGCAAGGCCTACGAGAAACGCGACCCGCTCGCCGTTCTGCCGGTCTACACGCAACTCGTCGAAGGTGAACTGACCGGTGCGAATGCCAAGTACTACCGCAGCGCAGCGCGACGGCTCAAGAAGATGCGGAAGCTGGCGGCAGGAACCGGCGAGTCAGCCGAGGTCGACGCGTTCATCGCCGACCTTCGCGACCGATACCGTCGTCGCCCGAGGTTGCAACTGGAGTTCGACCGAGCCGACCTGCCGTGA
- a CDS encoding STAS/SEC14 domain-containing protein, translating to MIEILSDMPEGVTGIRVTGTVTGDEMRAFEPKMREMLETDEIRFVEVIDPDYEGFGRGGLVEDLKMGFGMLIKHRAAFKRMAVVTDTDWIVRALHVLGWMVPGELEIFGLAELERAKEWAAGG from the coding sequence GTGATCGAAATACTGTCTGACATGCCCGAAGGCGTGACCGGGATCCGCGTCACGGGCACGGTGACCGGCGACGAGATGCGTGCCTTCGAACCGAAGATGCGCGAGATGCTGGAGACCGACGAGATCAGGTTCGTCGAGGTCATCGACCCGGACTACGAGGGCTTCGGACGCGGCGGTCTGGTCGAGGACCTCAAGATGGGCTTCGGCATGCTCATCAAGCACCGTGCGGCGTTCAAGCGGATGGCCGTCGTCACCGACACCGACTGGATTGTGCGCGCGCTGCACGTGCTGGGCTGGATGGTGCCCGGTGAACTCGAGATTTTCGGGCTCGCTGAGCTCGAGCGGGCCAAGGAGTGGGCCGCGGGCGGCTAG
- a CDS encoding DUF732 domain-containing protein, with protein MLAVSASVVLAGPARADQYDFITELDNAGVWYSSMIDMIDIGKELCHELRHGVAPPLVLGKLANTGFAPAESAIVLMSAVNHLCLDAKPVVVDWARDQGYVGPL; from the coding sequence GTGCTCGCGGTATCTGCGTCGGTGGTGCTGGCCGGTCCGGCCCGGGCCGATCAGTACGACTTCATCACCGAGCTCGACAACGCCGGGGTTTGGTACTCGTCGATGATCGACATGATCGACATCGGCAAGGAACTCTGCCACGAACTGCGTCACGGGGTCGCTCCCCCGCTGGTGCTCGGCAAGCTCGCCAATACCGGGTTCGCGCCGGCCGAGTCGGCGATCGTCCTGATGTCGGCGGTCAATCACCTGTGCCTGGACGCCAAGCCGGTCGTCGTCGACTGGGCCCGCGACCAGGGCTACGTCGGCCCGCTGTAA
- a CDS encoding TM0106 family RecB-like putative nuclease has product MTAPVRERLLTPSKVTAWLDCPHYLALCAQVDDGTLPRPDYRFGSFAELLLNKGLAHERDCLANYRSEGKSILEVPEKGDRSFAAWTEATGNPLGDYDVVYQMPFIHNGIRGVADFVVRVADLGTGEVSYEPVDAKLTRTEAKPGHVLQLCFYADAIEALTGRRPEHMHIWLGSGGMETLRVSDFQPYWRRLQRQLAAALAGGPEDGTVPEPCAHCDFCEFQPTCEMHWRDADSLIYVANILKPDRDALVDADIVTLAALATADGPLEGVAPERLARLRAQASLQVIARHQEEARPPFELIEEGEPPWGHGFETLPKPDAGDVFLDFEGHPFWRADTGLFFLFGLVEQDSSGQWQYRCWWAHDVAQEAAAVEALVDYVARRREQFPGMHVYHYNHTERSSLQRMTETHGVAELALAELIDTGAFVDLLLVARNSIQVGTESYGLKHLERLTDYERSHEIDQGAGAVVQYEHYMAEPNQSDLDAIAAYNEDDVRATLALRDWLVGHRPPELPWRAAVIEPDPGIPELDEMVARLHGFPPGTEEHDLGDLLCYWRDEWFAYVAPKKVKLAADPLDLLDDAEAIADLSPVGLVERLGKRGTPITPAMRFTFPAQELERFPAGGGSVMIATSPDEWRSASIDRLDRAGHTLDLLWNEELQESGCCPRAAVLHDWVPTKPKPEALQTFAEGFLDGRNPNPVTLALLRRDLPRFTDRTGRVFVDDLDDMTEWVTKLDQSVVAVQGPPGTGKTYRGARLIRALVRAGKRVGITAVSHYAIANLLEGVVEAFTESGELDLLSAGCNPGSSSVRRLPDVTYGGNTKCARDEYNVVAGTTWLFSNPVMRDAPVDVLLIDEAGQLALADALAASGAAHNLVLLGDPLQLPQVAQASHPGISGRSVLDHIVGDEVLLPEDRGVFLRQTRRMHSDVCGFISRQIYDGRLHSYADCDQQSTVAGTGLRWLRVDHEGNRTWSVQEADAIASELMRLLGTPWTNHKGEAKALQPSDFMVVAPYNLQVNAIRARLEQNPALAEVPVGTVDKFQGREAAVVFFSMAASSGEDITRGVDFLFSRNRLNVAVSRARCLAYLVCTDALLDTRARTVEDMRLVSTLNAFVESAS; this is encoded by the coding sequence ATGACCGCACCCGTCCGTGAGCGTCTGCTCACACCGTCGAAGGTGACGGCCTGGCTGGACTGCCCGCACTATCTGGCGCTGTGCGCCCAGGTCGACGACGGGACCCTGCCGAGACCGGACTACCGCTTCGGATCGTTCGCCGAGTTGCTCCTGAACAAGGGCCTGGCGCACGAACGCGACTGCCTGGCCAACTACCGGAGCGAGGGCAAGAGCATCCTCGAGGTCCCGGAGAAGGGCGACCGGAGCTTCGCCGCGTGGACGGAAGCGACCGGGAACCCGCTCGGTGATTACGACGTCGTCTACCAGATGCCGTTCATTCACAATGGGATTCGCGGTGTCGCCGACTTCGTGGTGCGCGTGGCGGATCTCGGGACCGGCGAGGTCAGCTATGAACCGGTCGACGCCAAGCTCACCCGCACCGAGGCCAAGCCCGGTCACGTGCTGCAGCTGTGCTTCTACGCCGACGCCATCGAGGCACTGACCGGCCGGCGCCCCGAGCACATGCACATCTGGCTGGGCTCCGGCGGCATGGAGACTCTGCGGGTCAGCGACTTCCAACCGTACTGGCGCCGGCTGCAACGGCAGCTCGCCGCGGCGCTGGCCGGCGGTCCCGAGGACGGCACCGTTCCCGAACCCTGCGCGCACTGTGATTTCTGCGAGTTCCAACCGACCTGCGAGATGCACTGGCGGGACGCCGATTCGCTGATCTATGTGGCCAACATCCTCAAGCCTGACCGGGACGCGCTAGTCGATGCGGACATCGTCACGTTGGCCGCACTGGCCACCGCCGACGGCCCGCTGGAAGGGGTGGCGCCGGAACGCCTGGCTCGCCTGCGGGCCCAGGCGTCGCTGCAGGTGATCGCACGCCACCAAGAGGAGGCTCGTCCACCCTTCGAGCTGATCGAAGAGGGCGAACCGCCCTGGGGTCACGGCTTCGAGACGCTGCCGAAACCGGACGCCGGCGACGTGTTCCTCGACTTCGAAGGCCACCCGTTCTGGCGCGCCGACACCGGACTTTTCTTCCTATTCGGCCTCGTGGAGCAGGACTCGAGCGGCCAGTGGCAGTACCGGTGCTGGTGGGCGCACGACGTCGCCCAGGAGGCCGCCGCGGTCGAGGCGCTCGTCGACTACGTGGCCCGCCGCCGCGAGCAGTTCCCCGGCATGCACGTCTACCACTACAACCACACCGAACGCTCGTCGTTGCAGCGAATGACGGAAACCCACGGCGTTGCGGAACTCGCGCTGGCCGAGCTGATCGACACCGGTGCCTTTGTCGACCTGTTACTGGTGGCACGCAACAGCATTCAGGTGGGCACCGAATCTTACGGGCTCAAGCACCTGGAACGCCTGACCGATTACGAACGCAGCCACGAGATCGACCAGGGCGCCGGCGCCGTCGTCCAGTACGAGCACTACATGGCCGAGCCCAACCAGAGCGACCTCGACGCCATCGCCGCCTACAACGAGGACGACGTGCGGGCCACCCTGGCGCTGCGGGACTGGCTGGTCGGGCACCGGCCACCCGAGTTGCCGTGGCGTGCCGCGGTGATCGAACCGGACCCCGGGATCCCCGAGCTCGACGAGATGGTCGCGCGGCTGCACGGGTTTCCGCCGGGTACCGAGGAGCACGATCTCGGGGACCTGCTGTGTTACTGGCGCGACGAATGGTTCGCCTACGTGGCGCCCAAGAAGGTGAAGCTGGCCGCCGATCCGTTGGACCTGCTGGATGACGCCGAAGCCATTGCCGACCTGAGTCCCGTCGGCTTGGTGGAGCGGCTGGGAAAGAGGGGTACGCCGATCACGCCGGCGATGCGATTCACCTTCCCCGCACAGGAACTCGAACGTTTCCCCGCCGGCGGTGGGTCCGTCATGATCGCCACTTCGCCGGACGAATGGCGATCGGCCAGTATCGACCGGTTGGACCGCGCCGGCCACACTCTCGATCTGCTCTGGAACGAGGAGCTACAGGAGTCCGGCTGCTGTCCGCGCGCCGCAGTATTGCACGACTGGGTCCCCACCAAACCCAAACCCGAGGCGCTGCAGACGTTCGCCGAAGGCTTCCTCGACGGTCGTAACCCCAACCCGGTGACGCTGGCCCTGCTTCGCCGCGACCTGCCGCGTTTCACCGACCGGACCGGCCGGGTGTTCGTCGACGACCTCGATGACATGACCGAGTGGGTCACCAAGCTCGACCAGAGCGTCGTCGCGGTGCAGGGGCCGCCGGGCACCGGAAAGACCTACCGCGGAGCACGATTGATCCGAGCGCTGGTGCGCGCCGGGAAGCGCGTGGGTATCACGGCGGTCAGCCATTACGCCATCGCGAACCTGCTCGAGGGCGTCGTCGAGGCGTTCACCGAATCCGGTGAACTCGACCTGCTGTCGGCGGGGTGCAACCCCGGTAGCAGCTCCGTGCGTCGATTGCCCGACGTCACCTACGGCGGCAACACCAAGTGCGCGCGCGACGAGTACAACGTGGTCGCGGGCACCACCTGGCTGTTCTCCAACCCGGTCATGCGCGACGCCCCGGTGGACGTGCTGCTGATCGACGAGGCCGGCCAACTGGCCCTGGCCGACGCGTTGGCGGCCTCCGGAGCCGCGCACAATCTGGTGCTGCTCGGGGACCCGCTGCAGCTGCCCCAGGTCGCGCAAGCCAGTCACCCCGGCATCTCCGGGCGCAGCGTGTTGGACCACATCGTGGGCGACGAGGTGCTGCTCCCCGAGGACCGCGGGGTGTTCCTGCGCCAGACCCGCCGCATGCACTCCGACGTCTGCGGGTTCATCTCACGGCAGATCTACGACGGCCGTCTGCACAGCTACGCCGACTGCGACCAGCAGTCGACGGTCGCGGGGACCGGGCTGCGATGGCTGCGGGTCGACCACGAAGGCAACCGCACGTGGTCGGTGCAGGAGGCCGACGCGATCGCCTCGGAGCTGATGCGTCTCCTCGGTACGCCCTGGACCAACCACAAGGGCGAGGCAAAAGCCTTGCAGCCCAGCGACTTCATGGTCGTGGCGCCATACAACCTGCAGGTCAACGCCATTCGCGCCCGCCTCGAACAAAACCCCGCACTGGCTGAGGTCCCGGTGGGCACCGTCGACAAGTTCCAAGGCCGCGAGGCCGCGGTGGTGTTCTTCAGCATGGCCGCCTCCAGCGGCGAGGACATCACCAGGGGAGTGGACTTCCTGTTCTCCCGCAACCGGCTCAACGTCGCCGTCAGCCGCGCCCGCTGTCTGGCCTACCTCGTCTGCACTGATGCGCTGCTGGATACCCGAGCCCGCACGGTCGAGGACATGCGACTGGTGTCGACGCTCAATGCGTTCGTTGAGTCGGCGTCCTAG
- a CDS encoding type II toxin-antitoxin system VapC family toxin has translation MVIDTSALVAMLTDEADAVLLEARVAEDPVRTMSTASYLETAIVIEARYGEAGGRELDLWLHRASVDLVPVTADQAEVARRAYRQYGKGCHPAGLNYGDCFSYALAKVNGQPLLFKGDGFQHTDVVAAQ, from the coding sequence ATGGTCATCGACACCTCTGCGCTGGTCGCAATGTTGACCGACGAAGCCGACGCAGTACTTCTCGAAGCCCGCGTGGCAGAGGATCCGGTGCGGACGATGTCCACCGCGTCGTATTTGGAGACGGCGATTGTGATCGAAGCTCGATACGGTGAAGCCGGCGGTCGCGAATTGGACCTATGGCTCCATCGGGCATCGGTGGACCTCGTCCCTGTCACCGCTGACCAAGCTGAGGTTGCGCGGCGCGCCTACCGGCAGTACGGCAAGGGGTGCCACCCTGCCGGCCTGAACTACGGCGATTGCTTCTCCTACGCTTTGGCCAAGGTGAACGGTCAGCCGTTGCTGTTCAAGGGCGATGGCTTTCAGCACACGGATGTCGTTGCAGCCCAATGA
- a CDS encoding type II toxin-antitoxin system VapB family antitoxin — protein MALSIKDPEADRLARQLAAQTGETLTEVVVVALRERLARQSNRVRVAPLREELAAIRRRCAALEVKDDRAAEAILGYDDRGLPS, from the coding sequence ATGGCACTAAGTATCAAAGATCCCGAGGCCGACCGACTGGCCCGGCAACTCGCTGCGCAGACCGGAGAGACTTTGACGGAAGTGGTGGTGGTGGCGTTGCGTGAGCGCCTGGCGCGCCAATCCAATCGGGTACGCGTCGCTCCACTACGCGAGGAACTCGCGGCGATCCGACGGCGCTGCGCGGCACTCGAGGTCAAGGATGACCGCGCCGCCGAGGCGATCTTGGGCTACGACGACCGCGGTCTACCGTCCTGA
- a CDS encoding thioredoxin domain-containing protein produces the protein MRGAKVKHPLGPVGAVVALVVALLLGSPAAGLAHAAPAAPAGDAISIGDPAAPGQIDLYLDPLCFYSGKMIQEQGQAIGERIEAGALHVNLRFVDFLDKYSASGNYDYRAIYSAYVVAAQSQSSDVTWRFIQRVFAADQQPRRNGPSDLTNEQLAALANEAGAPPLAQELIKWGFPLGYDPRTIAANNLVLLRQLPESGVPRVVIDGQAVDGQSDWLAQLPS, from the coding sequence ATGCGTGGAGCAAAGGTGAAGCATCCCCTTGGACCCGTCGGCGCCGTCGTCGCCCTGGTCGTGGCACTCCTGCTGGGCAGCCCAGCCGCGGGTCTGGCACACGCGGCCCCCGCAGCGCCGGCCGGCGACGCCATCTCGATCGGTGATCCCGCCGCTCCCGGGCAGATCGACCTCTACCTGGATCCGCTGTGCTTCTACAGCGGAAAGATGATCCAGGAGCAGGGCCAGGCCATCGGCGAACGCATCGAGGCCGGCGCCCTGCACGTCAACCTGCGCTTCGTGGACTTTCTCGACAAGTACTCGGCCAGCGGCAACTACGACTACCGGGCCATCTACTCCGCCTACGTGGTCGCCGCCCAGTCGCAGTCCAGCGACGTCACGTGGCGGTTCATCCAACGGGTCTTCGCTGCCGATCAGCAGCCCCGCCGGAACGGTCCCAGCGACCTGACCAACGAGCAGCTGGCCGCCCTCGCCAACGAGGCCGGGGCCCCGCCGCTGGCCCAGGAGCTCATCAAGTGGGGCTTCCCGCTGGGCTACGACCCGCGCACCATCGCCGCCAACAACCTCGTCCTGCTGCGGCAGCTGCCGGAATCCGGCGTGCCGCGCGTCGTGATCGACGGCCAGGCGGTCGATGGCCAATCGGACTGGCTGGCCCAGCTCCCGAGCTGA
- a CDS encoding nucleoside triphosphate pyrophosphohydrolase has translation MAKLVRDNIPGLIRASGRRAVTRQLDDDEFAAALLDKLDEEIAEVRSAATAEAVLEEAADVLEVLVAIVEQHGYRLSHIIAAADEKRLSRGGFANRCWLEDQGRGGW, from the coding sequence GTGGCCAAACTCGTACGGGACAACATTCCGGGGTTGATCCGGGCCTCGGGGCGACGTGCGGTCACCCGGCAACTGGATGACGACGAGTTCGCGGCGGCGTTGCTGGACAAGCTCGACGAGGAGATCGCCGAGGTGCGCTCGGCGGCCACCGCAGAAGCCGTCCTCGAGGAGGCGGCCGATGTCTTGGAGGTGCTCGTCGCCATCGTCGAACAGCACGGTTACCGACTCTCGCACATCATTGCTGCCGCCGACGAGAAGCGCCTGAGTCGAGGAGGTTTCGCTAATCGGTGCTGGCTGGAGGACCAGGGCCGAGGAGGCTGGTGA
- a CDS encoding ADP-ribosylglycohydrolase family protein yields the protein MNVNLTTAQRDRAVGTLLTTAAGDALGAGYEFGRPMTDEQPVAMIGGGLGPFAPGEWTDDTSMAIAIAEVAATGADLRVAPSQDSIVQRWEQWARTAKDVGIQTRSVLAAAARIGISAATARAESAALHAQSGRTAGNGSLMRTAPVALAYLDDEAGLAQAAREVSALTHFDPDAGDACVLWCAAIRHAVLTGELDVRIGLRHLDSERQDVWRERLTAAENARPADFSHNNGWVVAALQGAWSAISTTPVPTEDPAAESFRADHLRLALEAAVRGGGDTDTVAAIAGGLLGAVYGASAVPAQWRLMLHGWPGLMTRGLATLADRIVGKGATAEPDYESWAATVPPRQHPHDDKVWIGSVRSLGALADDIDAVVSLCRIADSDVPDAVHLEVRLIDRVGHNANLDFVLLDTVRAIEALRADGRTVFVHCVEAQSRTPTIAALYGARRQGLGVDEALREVCAALPAANPNPDFREALRRLIAP from the coding sequence ATGAACGTGAATTTGACGACGGCACAGCGCGATCGCGCGGTCGGAACCCTGTTAACGACGGCAGCCGGGGACGCCCTGGGCGCCGGCTACGAGTTCGGCCGCCCGATGACCGACGAGCAGCCGGTCGCGATGATCGGCGGCGGACTGGGCCCGTTCGCGCCCGGCGAGTGGACCGACGACACGTCCATGGCGATCGCCATCGCGGAGGTCGCTGCCACCGGCGCCGATCTGCGCGTGGCGCCGTCTCAGGACTCGATCGTGCAGCGGTGGGAGCAATGGGCGCGCACCGCCAAAGACGTTGGGATCCAGACCCGCTCGGTGCTCGCGGCCGCGGCGCGCATCGGGATCTCGGCGGCAACGGCCCGCGCCGAATCCGCGGCCCTGCACGCCCAGAGCGGGCGGACCGCGGGTAACGGCTCGCTGATGCGTACGGCGCCGGTGGCGCTGGCCTATCTCGATGATGAGGCCGGGCTGGCGCAGGCCGCGCGCGAGGTCAGCGCGCTGACGCATTTCGACCCCGACGCCGGGGACGCCTGCGTGCTGTGGTGCGCGGCGATCCGCCATGCGGTGCTGACCGGTGAGCTGGATGTCCGGATTGGCCTGCGGCACCTCGATTCCGAGCGTCAGGACGTGTGGCGGGAGCGCCTGACCGCGGCCGAGAACGCGCGGCCGGCGGACTTCTCGCACAACAACGGCTGGGTGGTCGCCGCGCTGCAGGGCGCCTGGTCGGCGATCAGCACGACGCCGGTGCCCACCGAAGATCCCGCTGCGGAGAGCTTCCGCGCCGATCATCTGCGTCTGGCGCTCGAGGCCGCGGTACGCGGCGGCGGGGACACTGACACGGTGGCCGCCATCGCCGGTGGCCTGCTGGGCGCGGTGTACGGCGCCTCGGCGGTGCCGGCGCAGTGGCGGTTGATGCTGCACGGGTGGCCCGGTCTGATGACCCGCGGGCTGGCCACGCTGGCGGATCGTATTGTCGGCAAAGGTGCGACGGCCGAACCGGATTACGAGTCGTGGGCCGCGACGGTGCCGCCGCGGCAGCACCCGCACGACGACAAGGTGTGGATCGGCTCCGTGCGCTCGCTGGGTGCCCTGGCCGACGACATCGACGCGGTCGTCTCGCTGTGCCGGATCGCCGACAGCGACGTTCCCGACGCGGTGCATCTCGAGGTCCGGCTGATCGACCGGGTGGGGCATAACGCCAATCTCGATTTCGTGCTGCTGGACACTGTGCGGGCCATCGAGGCGCTGCGGGCCGACGGGCGCACGGTCTTCGTGCACTGCGTGGAGGCGCAGAGCCGCACCCCGACGATCGCCGCGCTCTACGGTGCGCGCCGACAGGGACTCGGTGTCGACGAGGCGCTGCGCGAGGTGTGCGCCGCGCTGCCCGCGGCGAACCCGAACCCCGACTTCCGGGAGGCGTTGCGCCGGTTGATCGCTCCGTAA